The nucleotide sequence TTTCAGTCTGGCCGGACTACCGGGGGGCACTCTCGCGGGACTGGTCGCCCTGCTGTCCGGGACTGCCCTGACGCATCCTCTTCTGGCCCTGCTGCTGGCGGCCGGGCTTGGAAGCAATGGCTATGCACTGCTCCGTCAGGCTCCGATGCTGCGACCCGCCCGAAGACCACCAACCCCCTCACGCGCCTGTCTGCCGCTTGATATGACCGCAACCCTGCCCGCCGTGATCCTGCTGCTGACCGGCATCCTGCTGGGGCTTGGCAATGGGCCATCCCGCTGGTTCACCTCTGCCATCGCTGCGGTGACGCAATGAGTCTGGACTCCCTGTTGCAGGGTGCCGACACCGAGGCAACCCACCACGATGCCGCCACGCATGCCGTGGCACGGAGGCTTCTGACCGCCTCGCTCTGGCAGGAGCTGGCAGCCAGCACCCAGGCCGGGTTGCTGGCGCTCTGGGCCGACCAGGCGCGCTGCCATGCCTTGTATCGCACCGCGCATGGCATTCTGCCGGTGGCAATCCCGATCGAAGGGGGGCGCTTCCCCGCGCTTTCCCCCTTCCGTCCAGCCGCCGCATGGCAGGAGCGGGCCATCCGCGATTTATGGGGCTATGAGGCCGAGCACGGCGTGGATAGCCGCCCATGGCTCGATCACGGCAGATGGCCGATGAGTGCCCCGCTTTCCGCCCGGCCCGGACCGCCTTTGCCACCGCCCGAGCAGGCGGAGTGGCGGATGGCCTCGCCCTTCGCCTCCTCCTTTGTCTCGTCCCGGCCCGATAGCACGCTGCACGAGCGCAGTATTGGGCCTGTTCATCCATTGATGCGGGAGCCGGCACAGTTGCGCCTGCACCTGCATGGCACCCTCATCCGGCAGGCGGAATGGCGGCTCGGCTATACTCATCGCGGGATCCCGTGGCTGATGCGCGGGAAATCCCTGCGGGACGCGATACGGATCGCGTCCCGGATCACCGGAGATGCAGCGCTTGCCCACGGTCTGGCCTTCGCCCGTGCTGCTGAGGCCGCCTTGCGGCTGGAGCCGCCTCCCCGCGCCCTGCTGCTGCGTGGCCTGATGAATGAGCTGGAACGCTGTGCCGTCCATCTGCATGTCCTCGCCGCCACAGCCAGCGCCGCCGGAACCGACACTTATGCCGCGAAGCTGTCCGCATGGCGGGAACGTCTGTTGCGCGCCATTCAGGATGCCCTTGGCAGCCGCATGATGATCGACCTGCTTATTCCTGGCGGGGTGCTGACCGATCTTCTGGACGGCACCGCGTTGGAAACAGCCTTGCAGGCCCTCGCCCGGACCATGCCGGAGCTGATCGAAGGCTATGAAACGGCTGCCAGCCTGAGTGGACATGGACTTTGCGCCTGTCTCCGTGGATGCGCTGTCCTGTCCGAGTCGGATGCTGTTTCTCTGGCCGTGCCCGGCCCCGCCGGACGCGCATCGGGTCGTCCCCATGATCTGCGCACCACCTGGCAGCAGGCTCCGCATGGTACGGTGCACAGGCTGGTGCTGGCAAATGGCGACGCGGATGCCAGAATGCGGGTCCGTCTGGCGGAAATTCAGGAGAGCCTACGGCTGGCACTGCTGTTCCTGGAGTCCCTGCCGGTCGGACCGATTGCCAATCCCATGCCGATCGGTA is from Granulibacter bethesdensis and encodes:
- a CDS encoding nickel-dependent hydrogenase large subunit, which encodes MSLDSLLQGADTEATHHDAATHAVARRLLTASLWQELAASTQAGLLALWADQARCHALYRTAHGILPVAIPIEGGRFPALSPFRPAAAWQERAIRDLWGYEAEHGVDSRPWLDHGRWPMSAPLSARPGPPLPPPEQAEWRMASPFASSFVSSRPDSTLHERSIGPVHPLMREPAQLRLHLHGTLIRQAEWRLGYTHRGIPWLMRGKSLRDAIRIASRITGDAALAHGLAFARAAEAALRLEPPPRALLLRGLMNELERCAVHLHVLAATASAAGTDTYAAKLSAWRERLLRAIQDALGSRMMIDLLIPGGVLTDLLDGTALETALQALARTMPELIEGYETAASLSGHGLCACLRGCAVLSESDAVSLAVPGPAGRASGRPHDLRTTWQQAPHGTVHRLVLANGDADARMRVRLAEIQESLRLALLFLESLPVGPIANPMPIGTGNASGEGYGGVESARGACWHWLRIEGGMVVSAHAADPSWRLIPAIEAALPGTDIDLLGVALASFALSPAGADL